From a single Nitrogeniibacter mangrovi genomic region:
- a CDS encoding DUF6691 family protein, giving the protein MNTSIDRLVTLVAGTLFGFGLSWATMIRPEVVLSFLTFDDLGLLFVLGAATGLNLIVFQLVPRLRRRALLGGAFEPRPFQVDRRSLAGGALFGVGWGICGVCPGPALAGLGAGNPDLLIALGGIFAGALLHGLTVGRRECPAPAPVAAATAD; this is encoded by the coding sequence ATGAACACGTCCATCGATCGGCTCGTCACCCTCGTCGCCGGCACCCTGTTCGGCTTCGGCCTGTCGTGGGCGACCATGATCCGGCCCGAGGTGGTGCTCTCCTTCCTCACCTTCGACGATCTGGGCCTGCTGTTCGTGCTCGGCGCGGCCACCGGCCTGAACCTGATCGTGTTCCAGCTCGTCCCGCGCCTGCGCCGTCGGGCGCTGCTCGGTGGCGCCTTCGAACCACGCCCGTTCCAGGTGGATCGGCGCAGCCTCGCCGGCGGCGCCCTGTTCGGCGTCGGCTGGGGCATCTGCGGGGTGTGCCCGGGACCGGCGCTGGCCGGGCTGGGTGCGGGCAACCCCGACCTGCTCATCGCCCTCGGCGGCATCTTCGCCGGTGCGCTGCTGCACGGCCTGACCGTCGGCCGACGCGAGTGCCCGGCCCCCGCGCCGGTCGCGGCCGCCACGGCCGACTGA
- a CDS encoding DUF6969 family protein, producing MAAASEPLTDPDLAARLPDPARFSVDALVPLIAAGREVAECQRVLEKGGLNLVGEVLRGQGEFVELEHYPRDDVFDHETHAQYYYHAHRGSAEHGHFHTFLRAPGMPPGCEPVAHDDATAAWPEDEDALSHLIAISMDAWGDPVALFATNRWVTGETWYPAPAVIAMLDEFEIDHAYPSWPVNRWIGALLRLYRPWIEALLHHRDAVVAAWQAAHPDTEVFEDRALDITGLLPIDPPALLERLEAQWAASRAGEAGCGDDL from the coding sequence ATGGCGGCGGCCAGTGAGCCGCTGACGGACCCGGATCTGGCGGCCCGGCTGCCGGATCCGGCCCGGTTCTCCGTCGATGCGCTGGTGCCGCTGATCGCCGCCGGGCGCGAGGTGGCCGAGTGCCAGCGGGTGCTCGAGAAGGGCGGGCTCAACCTGGTCGGCGAGGTGCTGCGGGGGCAGGGCGAGTTCGTCGAGCTCGAGCACTACCCGCGCGACGACGTCTTCGACCACGAGACCCATGCCCAGTACTACTACCACGCCCATCGCGGTTCGGCCGAGCACGGGCATTTCCACACCTTCCTGCGGGCGCCGGGCATGCCGCCGGGTTGCGAACCGGTGGCCCACGACGATGCCACGGCGGCCTGGCCCGAGGACGAGGACGCCCTCAGTCATCTGATCGCGATCTCCATGGACGCCTGGGGCGATCCGGTCGCCCTGTTCGCCACCAACCGCTGGGTCACCGGCGAGACCTGGTATCCGGCACCGGCGGTGATCGCCATGCTCGACGAATTCGAGATCGACCACGCGTATCCGTCCTGGCCGGTGAATCGCTGGATCGGCGCGCTGCTGCGCCTCTATCGGCCGTGGATCGAGGCGCTGCTCCATCACCGCGACGCGGTGGTGGCGGCCTGGCAGGCGGCGCATCCGGACACCGAGGTGTTCGAGGATCGCGCCCTCGACATCACCGGGTTGCTGCCCATCGACCCGCCTGCCCTGCTCGAGCGCCTGGAGGCGCAATGGGCGGCCAGCCGGGCCGGGGAGGCGGGCTGCGGAGACGATTTGTGA
- a CDS encoding sulfurtransferase yields the protein MRIKTIVMSAAGLLLAGQVLAVDLPGPVVDTAWLAAHLKEVQVVSVQSDPSLFTAKPYWEKDAKSGKAMLIEAAGHVPGARLVNAKTIRVARTIGAHTVKYMVPEGAEFEAMMRQAGLTADRPIVLVPLGQQTADMDDAARLYWQLKYYGDDRVAILNGGMAAWIHAGGELSTAAAPAQTGDWTAAAPRADLVATSDEVAAGKAQVVDARSLPQYHGLSKRDYVFDYGHIPGAHALPPDVQVMSAGGTATFLPAASYRTILKASGIDPDAPAITYCNSGHLAAGAWFVMSQIVGNPAVKLYDGSLHEWTLEKRPMEGIAQR from the coding sequence ATGAGAATCAAGACCATCGTGATGAGCGCCGCCGGCCTGCTGCTGGCCGGCCAGGTGCTGGCCGTGGACCTGCCCGGGCCGGTGGTGGATACCGCCTGGCTGGCCGCGCATCTCAAGGAGGTGCAGGTGGTGTCGGTGCAGTCGGACCCGAGCCTGTTCACCGCCAAGCCCTATTGGGAGAAGGATGCCAAGAGCGGCAAGGCGATGTTGATCGAGGCGGCCGGCCATGTGCCGGGCGCACGCCTGGTCAACGCCAAGACGATCCGCGTGGCGCGCACGATCGGCGCGCACACCGTGAAGTACATGGTGCCCGAGGGCGCCGAATTCGAGGCCATGATGCGCCAGGCCGGGCTGACGGCCGATCGGCCCATCGTGCTGGTGCCGCTGGGTCAGCAGACCGCCGACATGGACGACGCGGCGCGCCTGTACTGGCAGCTCAAGTACTACGGCGACGACCGGGTGGCGATCCTCAACGGCGGTATGGCCGCGTGGATCCACGCCGGTGGCGAGCTCAGCACGGCGGCGGCGCCGGCGCAGACGGGTGACTGGACCGCCGCCGCGCCGCGTGCCGATCTGGTCGCCACCTCCGACGAGGTCGCCGCCGGCAAGGCGCAGGTGGTCGACGCCCGCTCGCTGCCGCAGTACCACGGCCTGTCCAAGCGCGACTATGTGTTCGATTACGGCCACATTCCGGGCGCCCATGCGCTGCCGCCGGACGTGCAGGTGATGAGCGCGGGCGGCACCGCGACCTTCCTGCCCGCCGCCAGCTACCGGACCATCCTCAAGGCATCGGGGATCGATCCGGACGCGCCGGCCATCACCTACTGCAACAGCGGCCACCTGGCCGCCGGCGCCTGGTTCGTGATGTCGCAGATCGTCGGTAATCCGGCGGTGAAGCTCTATGACGGGTCCCTGCATGAATGGACCCTGGAAAAACGCCCCATGGAAGGGATCGCCCAGCGCTGA
- a CDS encoding DUF6691 family protein: MMPFNDVGLASGLLCGFLFGYVLENAGFGSPCKLTAQFRLSDWSVFKVMFTAIVVTAVGLYLLRVAGVLAPDSVYVPPAFLGAVAIGGAFIGAGFAVGGYCPGTSVVGMFSGRVDGLLFSLGLVAGTWVFAGAFDAVEGWTTAGDSAAGDTLPLALGLPEWLILAVLVAAAVAIFIVGGRIEQRFNGPLDADASMRD, encoded by the coding sequence ATGATGCCCTTCAACGACGTGGGTCTGGCCTCGGGCCTGCTGTGCGGGTTCCTGTTCGGCTATGTGCTCGAGAACGCCGGCTTCGGCAGCCCGTGCAAGCTGACCGCCCAGTTCCGCCTGTCCGACTGGTCGGTATTCAAGGTGATGTTCACCGCCATCGTGGTGACCGCGGTGGGCCTGTATCTGCTGCGTGTGGCCGGCGTGCTGGCGCCCGACAGCGTCTATGTGCCGCCGGCCTTCCTCGGCGCGGTGGCCATCGGTGGCGCGTTCATCGGCGCCGGCTTCGCGGTGGGCGGCTATTGCCCGGGCACCTCGGTGGTGGGCATGTTCTCCGGGCGGGTCGATGGCCTTCTGTTCTCGCTCGGGCTGGTGGCCGGCACCTGGGTTTTCGCCGGGGCCTTCGATGCCGTCGAGGGCTGGACCACGGCGGGCGACTCGGCCGCCGGCGACACCCTGCCGCTGGCGCTGGGCCTGCCCGAATGGCTGATCCTGGCAGTGCTGGTGGCTGCGGCCGTGGCGATCTTCATCGTCGGCGGCCGCATCGAGCAACGTTTCAATGGTCCGCTCGACGCCGACGCGTCGATGCGCGACTGA
- a CDS encoding dodecin: MSDHVYKIIELAGSSAVGSDDAIRNAIKRAALTVDHLDWYEVIESRGHIVNGEIAHYQVKLKVGFRLE; the protein is encoded by the coding sequence ATGAGCGACCACGTATACAAGATCATCGAGCTGGCCGGCTCGTCCGCCGTCGGATCGGACGACGCCATCCGCAACGCCATCAAGCGCGCCGCGCTGACCGTCGACCACCTGGACTGGTACGAGGTGATCGAGTCGCGCGGCCACATCGTCAACGGCGAGATCGCCCACTACCAGGTGAAGCTGAAGGTCGGCTTCCGGCTGGAGTAG
- a CDS encoding YeeE/YedE thiosulfate transporter family protein, whose translation MNPSAPSSPTRPFWPPLVAGLALGLVLLLTFVLTGHGLGATGFFTRLAAWSGGVVAFDSTYDNPYLGPLLDDGKPLASWITWQVLGVALGALAASWSAGRFKVRLDGIHRTRRLSRGLMAFGGGALAGFGARVAAGCTSGVGLSGSATLAVAGFVFLGAFFAAGLLASRLVKGGPQ comes from the coding sequence ATGAACCCGTCCGCCCCATCGTCTCCGACGCGTCCGTTCTGGCCGCCCCTCGTGGCGGGCCTAGCCTTGGGGCTCGTCCTGCTGCTGACCTTCGTGCTCACCGGGCACGGGCTCGGCGCCACCGGCTTCTTCACCCGCCTGGCGGCCTGGAGCGGGGGTGTCGTCGCCTTCGACAGCACCTATGACAATCCCTACCTGGGGCCCCTGCTCGACGACGGCAAACCGCTCGCCTCCTGGATCACCTGGCAGGTGCTGGGGGTCGCCCTCGGCGCTCTCGCCGCCAGCTGGAGCGCGGGCCGCTTCAAGGTCCGCCTCGACGGCATCCACCGGACGCGCCGGCTCAGTCGTGGCCTGATGGCCTTCGGCGGCGGCGCGCTGGCCGGCTTCGGGGCCCGCGTGGCGGCCGGATGCACCAGCGGCGTGGGCTTGTCCGGCAGCGCCACCCTGGCGGTGGCCGGCTTCGTGTTCCTGGGGGCGTTCTTCGCCGCCGGCCTGCTCGCCAGCCGTCTGGTCAAGGGAGGACCGCAATGA
- a CDS encoding YeeE/YedE family protein — protein sequence MSVVANMFNLLFPHGVAPYLVGGLLIGLGVAVLYVVTGRQGGASTVFSSTWSWFVATPFFRQAALLDSRRWRLVYAAGFVLGGALYLALGLPQEASHLPAWKLALGGVLIGYGARLGGGCTSGHGICGMASLNRGSMLIVATFMATAIATAWIMKGLGVGA from the coding sequence GTGTCCGTTGTCGCCAACATGTTCAACCTTCTGTTTCCCCACGGCGTCGCCCCGTATCTGGTCGGCGGCCTGCTGATCGGCCTGGGCGTGGCCGTGCTGTATGTGGTCACCGGCCGTCAGGGCGGGGCGAGCACGGTGTTCAGCTCGACCTGGTCCTGGTTCGTCGCCACGCCCTTCTTCCGCCAGGCCGCGCTGCTCGATTCACGCCGCTGGCGTCTGGTGTACGCCGCCGGCTTCGTGCTCGGCGGCGCGCTCTATCTGGCCCTCGGCCTGCCCCAGGAAGCCAGCCACCTGCCGGCCTGGAAGCTGGCCCTCGGCGGCGTGCTGATCGGCTATGGCGCCCGCCTCGGCGGCGGTTGCACCTCGGGCCATGGCATCTGCGGCATGGCCTCGCTCAACCGGGGCTCCATGCTGATCGTCGCCACCTTCATGGCAACCGCGATCGCCACCGCCTGGATCATGAAAGGACTGGGGGTGGGCGCATGA
- a CDS encoding NAD(P)/FAD-dependent oxidoreductase yields MAHIVIIGAGIGGLPMAYEMRDVARKEDRITVVARDAKFHFVPSNPWVAVNWRKREDIEIDPAEPLARKGIDFIAQTVKRVHPGDNAIELDDGQSITYDYLVIATGPKLAFDEVPGLGPHGGFTQSVCHVDHAVTSEQKWQEFVKDPGPIIVGAVQGASCFGPAYEFAMILDADLRKRRIRDRVPMTFVTSEPYIGHLGLAGVGDSKGIMESAYRDRHIKWICNAKVEKIEDGLMHVIEHDEDGKEKKRHELPFKYSMMLPAFKGVDAVFGIEGLVNPRGFVLIDKHQRNPKYPNIFSVGVCVAIPPVEATPIPTGTPKTGYMIESMVTATAHNIRALIDGREPTETATWNAVCLADFGDTGAAFVALPQIPPRNMNWFAQGKWVHLAKIAFEKYFLRKMRKGTTEPVYEKVVMKAIGIAKLKGNGGGQ; encoded by the coding sequence ATGGCTCACATCGTCATCATCGGCGCCGGCATCGGCGGCCTGCCCATGGCCTACGAGATGCGCGACGTCGCGCGCAAGGAAGACCGCATCACCGTCGTCGCCCGGGACGCGAAGTTCCATTTCGTGCCATCCAACCCCTGGGTGGCGGTCAACTGGCGCAAGCGCGAGGACATCGAGATCGACCCGGCCGAGCCGCTGGCGCGCAAGGGCATCGACTTCATCGCCCAGACGGTCAAGCGGGTGCATCCGGGCGACAACGCCATCGAGCTCGACGACGGCCAGTCCATCACCTACGACTACCTGGTGATCGCCACCGGCCCCAAGCTGGCCTTCGACGAGGTGCCGGGGCTCGGGCCCCATGGCGGTTTCACCCAGTCGGTGTGCCATGTGGACCACGCGGTGACCTCGGAACAGAAGTGGCAGGAATTCGTCAAGGATCCGGGCCCGATCATCGTCGGTGCGGTGCAGGGGGCCTCCTGCTTCGGCCCCGCCTACGAGTTCGCCATGATCCTCGACGCCGACCTGCGCAAGCGCCGGATCCGCGACCGGGTGCCCATGACCTTCGTCACTTCCGAGCCCTACATCGGCCACCTCGGGCTGGCCGGCGTGGGCGACTCGAAGGGCATCATGGAGTCGGCCTACCGCGACCGCCACATCAAGTGGATCTGCAACGCCAAGGTCGAGAAGATCGAGGACGGGCTCATGCACGTGATCGAGCATGACGAGGACGGCAAGGAGAAGAAGCGCCACGAGCTGCCCTTCAAGTACTCGATGATGCTGCCGGCCTTCAAGGGCGTGGACGCGGTGTTCGGCATCGAAGGGCTGGTCAATCCGCGCGGCTTCGTGCTCATCGACAAGCACCAGCGCAATCCCAAGTACCCCAACATCTTCTCGGTGGGGGTGTGCGTGGCGATTCCGCCGGTGGAGGCGACGCCGATCCCCACCGGCACCCCCAAGACCGGCTACATGATCGAGTCCATGGTCACCGCCACCGCGCACAACATCCGCGCCCTCATCGACGGCAGGGAGCCCACCGAAACCGCCACCTGGAACGCGGTCTGTCTGGCGGATTTCGGCGACACCGGCGCCGCCTTCGTCGCCCTGCCGCAGATCCCGCCGCGCAACATGAACTGGTTCGCCCAGGGCAAGTGGGTGCATCTGGCCAAGATCGCGTTCGAGAAGTACTTCCTGCGCAAGATGCGCAAGGGCACCACCGAACCGGTGTACGAGAAGGTGGTGATGAAGGCCATCGGCATCGCCAAGCTCAAGGGCAATGGCGGCGGCCAGTGA
- a CDS encoding bacteriohemerythrin: protein MQWDTAHHALGVADMDATHREFASYVSALSAAPEVEFPALFEQLRAHTRRHFEGEYRLMQACRFAATAEHEAEHARVLADLSHLSIRVQQGNCTMARAYVNALPDWFAQHLATLDSALAARLKAAALASA, encoded by the coding sequence ATGCAGTGGGACACCGCCCATCACGCGCTGGGCGTGGCCGACATGGATGCTACGCACCGTGAATTCGCAAGCTACGTGAGCGCCCTGAGCGCTGCGCCGGAGGTGGAATTTCCGGCCCTGTTCGAGCAGTTGCGCGCCCACACCCGCCGGCATTTCGAGGGCGAGTATCGGCTCATGCAGGCCTGCCGCTTTGCCGCCACCGCCGAGCACGAGGCCGAGCACGCCCGCGTGCTGGCGGATCTGAGTCACCTGTCGATCCGGGTGCAGCAGGGCAACTGCACCATGGCGCGAGCTTACGTCAACGCGTTGCCCGACTGGTTCGCCCAGCACCTGGCGACCCTGGATTCCGCCCTCGCGGCGCGCCTCAAGGCCGCGGCGCTCGCCAGCGCCTGA
- a CDS encoding SIR2 family protein has translation MTPDQRDLLVTGLSNGTIVPYLGPGVLADVRSVATGAVIPATSDALILAMNDGRPMAPKLMYEFPRAAMNVELKRGRSAVTRFLTRTYGETEYTRGAVHDWLQALAPRYVVDINRDTQLQDSAASRPHNLIVGVARIGGTPFRYKLYTWTGEAYREVEQLDMALPLLFKPMGTPRPEATYVASDADYVDYITELMGGFAIPPELKAYRQGKRYLLMGLRLNRDTERMVMADIVYSAAQPAGWILLPDPTAKERRFCRKVGLEIIEEDVFEFIGAAQPA, from the coding sequence ATGACCCCCGATCAGCGCGACCTGCTCGTCACCGGCCTGAGCAACGGCACCATCGTGCCCTATCTCGGCCCGGGCGTGCTCGCCGACGTCCGCAGCGTGGCGACCGGCGCCGTGATTCCCGCCACCAGCGACGCCCTCATCCTCGCCATGAACGACGGCCGCCCGATGGCGCCCAAGCTCATGTACGAGTTCCCCCGCGCGGCGATGAACGTCGAGCTCAAGCGCGGGCGCAGCGCGGTGACCCGCTTCCTCACCCGCACCTACGGCGAGACCGAATACACCCGCGGTGCCGTGCATGACTGGCTGCAGGCGCTCGCGCCCCGGTACGTGGTCGACATCAACCGCGACACCCAGCTTCAGGACAGCGCCGCCAGCCGCCCCCACAACCTCATCGTCGGCGTCGCCCGCATCGGCGGCACGCCCTTCCGCTACAAGCTCTACACCTGGACCGGCGAGGCCTACCGCGAGGTCGAGCAGCTCGACATGGCCCTGCCGCTGCTGTTCAAGCCCATGGGCACGCCGCGCCCCGAAGCCACCTACGTGGCCTCCGACGCCGACTATGTGGACTACATCACCGAGCTGATGGGCGGCTTCGCCATTCCGCCGGAACTCAAGGCCTATCGCCAGGGCAAGCGCTACCTGCTCATGGGGCTGCGCCTCAACCGCGACACCGAGCGCATGGTGATGGCCGACATCGTCTACAGCGCCGCCCAGCCCGCGGGCTGGATCCTGCTGCCCGACCCCACCGCCAAGGAACGCCGGTTCTGCCGGAAGGTCGGCCTCGAGATCATCGAAGAAGACGTATTCGAATTCATCGGCGCCGCCCAGCCGGCCTGA